The DNA window AGACTCTAACAGTGGTTAAAAACCCCTAAGTGAATAAGTTCAGTGCAAAGTGGACTACATAGTTTACATCTCAGCTAGAGTTCTTTACAGATATTTTGAACACATTTAGTTCTGCACATCAGATTAGGTTGCCTGATACTTTGTGCTAACTAGCTAGTTGGAATAAGGGAGTTAGGATTCTTATGGgtttccttttaataaaaaactaaaGTCTATTCATAACCAGGTGTTGTTTGGGGGTCAAACTGTACAGAGCCCAGCACCAGGGAGTCCTGATTCTCAGCCAGGGCTCCCAAGTACTATAGCAATAGACAAGGGTTATTATCTGATTCACATCCATAACTGATGGGTTCACTCGAACAGGAGTCACAAATGAGCTCTGATTTTTAACCAGGCCAGTGCTTTACTTGCTGTTCTACACTACGGACTTGGCAATGAATTTGGAAGCAAGCATAACATTAATACTTACAATTTCCATAACCACAAAGAAAAAGCGTGCACTGAGAAGCAAAATCCTGCAATTCTTAGACAAGACTCCACTCAGACTAGTGCTAGTCTtatcagaggggaaaaaaaaagaaaaggcagattAAAACCAAGAACTGATCAGAGCCAAGAACATCAGTCTGCCAGAGTGGCTATAATAAGCTATGAAATAAAgtacaaggaaaaacaaaaggtcACACCTGAACAAATAACCCAGAGAGACTTCATAGTTATAATGATTCTACCACTTTTAAGAACTCAAcgtattaaatatttattaaaaataaactgtttccaAATCACCTATTTACAGTACAAAGAACAGTACTTAATACATGTGCAACAGAAAGTAAAGAGGATGGATACTCATCTGAGAGGACAACACTCCAGGCATCATCTGAGTGACACAGATACACGTTCGCCTCTTTAAAATACCATACAGTAAAATCCAGAAGGATGATATTGGCAACACCGGAAAATAAAGCACGTATTACCCAGATTCAGATTATACATAAGCTTGAGATAAACaactgggagagaaggggagaaggaggaaacgaaaacaaaaggaagagacGCTGTGGTGTTTGCATTTTGGAGATCAAGAAATGCAGACACATGTCAAAAAATAGTCCTTGTTGGCAAAACAAGCCACTCACATATTTCCTGCACATTTTGAAGTCATACTTTATCAAAAACCGGCAGTTTTGTCGCTCATAGAAAACGAGAATCTTAATTCTCTGGCTTTATCTTCAAGCCCTGCCTGGCTTTGTTTGGGCCAGGAGATGACTGCGATGTAATAGAAAAGTGTGatatcactttttaaaaatacaacagctgccaagttttaaggaaaaatgtgCTCTCTCCCCCATTTAAATTGAAAAGCAATGATCATTTAGGAGTTACCTAAATTATAGCAGCATGAAATCTAATGGATCTGCAGCATCTACGAAGCCACAAAAACCAAGAACTGGCACCTGATCACCGAACCATGGTTCCAAATATTTGGACGTGTGGTTTTGGTAAGAGGTCAGTGTGGAGTCAGAACATTAGTTAGGATagccctttccccttcccctttccttcccaaacagACTAATCGGGTCTATCTATAGACCACGTGGGACAGCTGGGATGATTTATAGTTTAACTGGTTGTTAGGCAGGAACCTGTGGAGCTCGCTCTTCCTACAGCAGGGGTCATAATAGTAAGCATTGAGGCAAGAGTCACAGGAGACTTTTGAGCAGAACGTGCAAGTGTTCGCAGCTCCGGAGCGGTTACAGAAGCCACAGCGAGAAGTGCCCGAAGGCTTGGATTTGGAGCTGAACTGAGCAGCTCTGTCTTGGCTCTGAGTCTGTGATGTGTACTGTGACTTCTCCCTCAGAGCAGACGCAGGTGACAAGCTGTCGTTTGGGAGTGGTTTGATTGAGTAGGTGCTCTGTTTCACCGCTGGGTATTCCTGCCTGGAGCCGAACAGATTGTCACACTTTTGGCAAACAGAAGTGCCGCAGGGTACACCACAGTTCTGGCACTTGGGGGAAGCTGTCTCTTTGGCTAGGTGGGTGCGTTTGTGGTAAACGGGGTTGGCATCGCTTCTTAACAGCCACACATCAGGCTTAATAGAttcttgccttttaaaatttaacataCCTCTAGAATCGTGATCAGTATATAAATCTAAGTCCTCTTGAGCAGAAAAATAGGAGCTGTAAGGGACGTTTGTTCTTAGCATGCCATTGTGATGAGATGAAGTTGGCAAGTACTCGTCTGAACACCCGTGTGGGGAGCTGGACATGGTCAGCAGAGAGGGCGACGGGCGGATAATTTCATCTTTAATGTCATCTTCCGCGTCGACCAAAATCGGCTCTTTCCTGAGGCTCAGGGAGCTCATCAAAGGCGGTTTCTTACTTTCCCAGTAATTATCATACGTATCCACCGACTTGGAAGGCTTGCTCACCTTTGGCTTGAAGTAATCTTTAGAGGCCCGTTCACTGGCCGATTTCTGGAGCACCATCCGTgccatggaagtgttcaagttCTCCTTGCACTCCACACGCCGCTTCATGGCCTCGGAGCAGCCTCGCACGTCCTCGCTGCTGTTCTTCCGCTCGTTTATGACATCGATCTCTGAATAGCCTTTGTCCTTCACTTGCAAGTGAATTTCAAGAAGCTGCTCGCATTCCACTTTGGCCAAAAAGAGTTCAAATGAAATCATTTTCACTTGGATGGCATCGACCTGCTCTTTGAGCTTATAGGTTGTTCCCAGTTCTGGGACGTAGCCCATGTAGTTCAGAATCTGCCTTACATCATCTTCGGTCAGAGCAGACTTTACATAATAAACAAAGGGTCCAGTGTAGGTCtaagggggaggggaggggaataaaaggaaaactaggTTACAAATTCAGTGGTGGACTAGATGTTCAGATAATTCAGTGACAGAGAGCATTATAATTAAATAGAATAATAACGACTGTGAACACATGCAACTCCCTTGGCAAGATGAGCTCGATTTCTGCAGCCCTCCTGTTCAGCAGATGGAAATTCCACATGAGGCAAACTCAAAGTAGGAGAGCtttcattcaaattaaaatcCTGATTAGCATAATGTCCTCCCTGGTGATTTAAATCACTCTGCTATGCACTGACATTAACTTTTATGCATACCGGACATGTCTGCATTACAGGAAGTCTACCATAAAAGGCAAAAAGGCTGGAATTTCGGGAActgccccagccaggggcaAGCTGGAGGCAAGAGGAACCCAGAATTACAGCAAGAGGGCCAAACTTCTCTTCAGCTCAGCTTTAAATAGACTTGAGGTGTACACTTTTTTCTGTACTGTTACTAAACAGTTTCAAACATCAGttctatttaatttaatattaattcaAAAACCTTCCACTAAAAGAGCCCCAAAAGCAAAGACACGAGTTTCTGCAAGTTGAAATACCCTCAACATCTGGCACACCTGAGGGACATGCTTAACCCAGTTCAGCCTGTTCTGGACTGTAGGCAGGAGCAGTACCAGAACTTAATCATAATGAAGATTTACAGAGAGATCCTGAAGAAAGGCAGTTTCCCCTTGGGGAAACAGAGAACTCTCAAATGTTCTAATAATGTCCAAATTCTCTGCTAAACAGTGAAACTatcttttcaagaaaaacaaaccaaaataccCATTGCTAGTGCACACAACTGCCAAGGACTGCAGACACCAATCCCAGCAGTCTGTGAATCCAGCTTTCAGGTCTCAAAACTGCTCTTGTAATTCTGGTGCAGCATTCATTACTGAAACATTGCAGCAGCTTTGAATAAGCATCTaagaacaggtaaaaaaaacaaaaaactcaacaGCAGAGAGCTCCCTATGTGATTTCCAGCACCcaagcccagcagtgggtgagttccctcttctctctctgagaTCCTGGCATAAGAAGATACATTTGAAAGtacattaaaatcaaaacttCATGAACTGAGAACTGACAAGCAGATAAAAGATATCCTAAAAGCAATTCTTTTGGAGAAGTTCCTTCACCATTATCATACAATTTGTGTGAAGCTCAGCAAAGCATCCACTTGAACACATGCACTGGGCTTAGTACTTGTGTCCAGTAACAGCTGTGGCAAGACAGAAATCTAACTCTGAGTGAAATTAAATCCAACTCAGGGGCTCACCTTTGTGAAAGCATCTCcaagtagaaataaaacagtgtaGCAGGGCAGACTGAACAACAACCTTAAACAAgctctttttctattttatatacattataACTTCAGGTACGTCTGCTCTTGGGATACTCTCACCAGCACAAGTTCacttattttacataaaaactTTCCTATGGCTTCTGTTTACCAACTGTATATAGACAAACATATATATCATGccaataaacagaaaaaaaaaaaagaaggctttaAAGGAACTGCATGAAATGTGttaacagaaaggaaaacaaatcatgTTCTCACAACGGCTACACAAAAAATATCTTACCTTGATATTTTTGAACTCCTTTTTCCAGGGGTACAGAAAGAGATTAATTCCAACTGTCTCGAGCATGTTGAATGCATTGTGGAGACAATGTAAACTCGAGGATTTCACAGATCTCAGTGAGTTTTCAGCCATCTCATAAAATTTAATCAACCGGAATCTATAAAAGGGATCGATTTTGGGAAGGCAAAGTAAGGCCGCTGCTGCCACTCGCAAGTACTCATCGTTAATAGGACGCTGCTTGTTGTCAGAGGCATTCAGTTTGCACTCGTGGAACTGTACATACTTCCGAAATAAATCGTCTTTGTATTTTGTATCCATTGAAATCAGTGTTTCCCTCGCGCTGGGGCAGCTACCTCGTCTCTGTCATGGCTATTTGGCAGCAGGTTGAGTGTCTGGCATCAAGAATCTTCAGCAGTGACAACTCTCCTggaacagaaactgaaaacaaagacaagtCACCCCAGATGCCCACACCTCAGATGCCCACAGCATCTCCCTGCCCCACGGGGCTCTGTAATCCTGctctcacagagcagcagctcccacaaCAGCCTCTCTAGGACTCCAGAACAGCATGAGCAGCCATAGACATGCTGCTGTCCTGCTTCTCACTGtcattccctgctcctctcccaggtCCCTGCCCAAGTCAGCACCACCAGGCAACACCGAGAGCTCggttcagcagagctgggcaggctCCAGCCCACACTGAGGcttccctggctctgggaaCCCAGGGAGAAGTAACTCACGGCAAAAAATTGCAAGGAGAAGGATGAATTTTTAGTCTCTTctcaccattttatttttcctcttcgGTTCACAAAACTTATACAAACATTGTTTTAAACAGtccctgggggttttttgtcccttttttctttccatgcacAGTGatacaaagtttaaaaaaattccacGAAGAAGTTTCACTTTGCTCATCTTGGTAAAGCatctacttttttcccctcttgtgG is part of the Chiroxiphia lanceolata isolate bChiLan1 chromosome 17, bChiLan1.pri, whole genome shotgun sequence genome and encodes:
- the SPATA2 gene encoding spermatogenesis-associated protein 2 — encoded protein: MDTKYKDDLFRKYVQFHECKLNASDNKQRPINDEYLRVAAAALLCLPKIDPFYRFRLIKFYEMAENSLRSVKSSSLHCLHNAFNMLETVGINLFLYPWKKEFKNIKTYTGPFVYYVKSALTEDDVRQILNYMGYVPELGTTYKLKEQVDAIQVKMISFELFLAKVECEQLLEIHLQVKDKGYSEIDVINERKNSSEDVRGCSEAMKRRVECKENLNTSMARMVLQKSASERASKDYFKPKVSKPSKSVDTYDNYWESKKPPLMSSLSLRKEPILVDAEDDIKDEIIRPSPSLLTMSSSPHGCSDEYLPTSSHHNGMLRTNVPYSSYFSAQEDLDLYTDHDSRGMLNFKRQESIKPDVWLLRSDANPVYHKRTHLAKETASPKCQNCGVPCGTSVCQKCDNLFGSRQEYPAVKQSTYSIKPLPNDSLSPASALREKSQYTSQTQSQDRAAQFSSKSKPSGTSRCGFCNRSGAANTCTFCSKVSCDSCLNAYYYDPCCRKSELHRFLPNNQLNYKSSQLSHVVYR